A stretch of Methylogaea oryzae DNA encodes these proteins:
- the fae gene encoding formaldehyde-activating enzyme, with product MAKVNKLLVGEALCGGGNEIAHIDLILGPRGSAAESAFANCVTNNKDGFSSLLAVVAPNLMCKPNTVMFNKVTIKNGKQAVQMFGPAQRGVAMAVMDCVEDGTIPANEADDLFICVGVFIHWLAEDDAKIQDYNYEATKLAIKRAVAGEPKAADVVAQKGSVEHPFAAHK from the coding sequence ATGGCTAAAGTGAACAAACTGTTGGTCGGTGAAGCACTGTGCGGCGGCGGCAACGAAATCGCCCACATCGACCTGATCCTGGGGCCGCGCGGCAGCGCCGCTGAAAGCGCCTTCGCCAACTGCGTCACCAACAACAAGGACGGCTTCTCGTCCCTGCTGGCCGTGGTAGCTCCGAACCTGATGTGCAAGCCGAACACCGTGATGTTCAACAAAGTGACCATCAAGAACGGCAAGCAAGCCGTCCAGATGTTCGGACCGGCGCAGCGCGGCGTGGCCATGGCAGTGATGGATTGCGTGGAAGACGGCACCATCCCGGCCAACGAAGCCGACGATTTGTTCATCTGCGTGGGCGTGTTCATCCACTGGTTGGCCGAAGACGACGCCAAGATCCAGGACTACAACTATGAAGCCACCAAGCTGGCCATCAAGCGCGCCGTAGCCGGCGAGCCGAAGGCAGCCGACGTAGTGGCTCAGAAGGGTTCGGTGGAACATCCGTTCGCCGCCCACAAGTAA
- a CDS encoding NCS2 family permease, with protein MPWLVRGDIDGFFGLALDNLVQLLVIVGLCGGLLGFPAELLYGHILPGVAVSLLVGNGFYAWQAKKLAESTGRTDVCALPYGINTVSLFAFVFLVMLPAKLAAQAAGAADPARTAWQAGLLACFGSGLIEFGGAFVAEKLRKATPRAALLSTLAGIALGFIALGFLFRAYAHPVVGLTTLGVILLTYFGRVRFKGGLPGGLVAVLLGTMLAWLSGVAPVGPSPSGAGWHWPVPVLGDLLASMRADLLTAYLSVIIPMGLFNLLGSLQNIESAEAAGDRYSTESSLAMNGLSTLAACAFGSCFPTTIYIGHPGWKALGARAGYSVLNCVFITFICLTGTLSYIAWAVPVDAGMAIMLWIGIVMAAQAFSATPTAHGPAVVLGILPGIAAWGALMAKSGLRAAGYGTPDGPAFSPALLDAFHQADVWIHGAFALEQGAIFTSTILAAVTVAVIERRFLQAAAWCGVAALLSSLGLMHSYLWTPADTALSLTPAWPWAQAYALMGLVFFAARWVTVADDAAADGHR; from the coding sequence ATGCCTTGGTTGGTGCGCGGCGATATCGACGGTTTTTTCGGCTTGGCGCTGGATAACCTGGTCCAACTCTTGGTGATCGTCGGCTTGTGCGGCGGCCTTTTGGGATTTCCCGCCGAGCTGCTGTACGGGCATATTCTGCCCGGCGTCGCGGTATCGCTGCTGGTAGGCAACGGCTTTTACGCCTGGCAGGCGAAAAAGCTGGCGGAAAGCACCGGCCGCACCGACGTTTGCGCCCTGCCCTACGGCATCAACACCGTATCGCTGTTCGCTTTCGTGTTCCTGGTCATGCTGCCGGCCAAGCTGGCGGCCCAAGCCGCGGGCGCCGCCGACCCGGCGCGGACCGCCTGGCAAGCGGGTTTGCTGGCCTGCTTCGGCTCCGGCCTCATCGAATTCGGCGGGGCTTTTGTGGCGGAAAAACTGCGCAAAGCCACGCCTCGGGCGGCGCTGCTATCCACCTTGGCCGGCATTGCCCTGGGTTTCATCGCCCTGGGTTTCCTGTTTCGCGCCTACGCCCATCCCGTGGTGGGACTGACCACCCTGGGCGTGATCCTGCTGACCTACTTCGGCCGGGTGCGTTTCAAAGGCGGCCTGCCCGGCGGCCTGGTGGCAGTGCTGCTGGGCACCATGCTGGCGTGGCTCAGCGGCGTTGCACCGGTGGGGCCATCGCCCAGCGGCGCCGGCTGGCACTGGCCGGTGCCGGTATTGGGCGACTTGCTGGCGTCCATGCGCGCCGACCTGTTGACGGCCTATTTGTCGGTAATCATTCCCATGGGCTTGTTCAACCTGCTGGGTTCGCTGCAAAACATCGAGTCGGCGGAAGCGGCCGGCGACCGCTATTCCACGGAAAGCTCGCTGGCGATGAACGGCTTGAGCACCTTGGCCGCCTGCGCCTTCGGCTCCTGCTTCCCCACCACCATCTACATCGGCCACCCCGGCTGGAAAGCCCTCGGCGCCCGCGCCGGGTACTCGGTGCTCAACTGCGTATTCATCACTTTCATTTGCCTAACCGGCACCTTGAGCTACATCGCCTGGGCGGTCCCCGTGGATGCCGGCATGGCCATCATGCTGTGGATCGGCATCGTCATGGCCGCCCAGGCCTTCAGCGCGACGCCCACGGCCCATGGCCCGGCCGTGGTGCTGGGCATCCTGCCCGGCATCGCCGCCTGGGGCGCGCTGATGGCGAAAAGCGGCTTGCGCGCCGCCGGCTACGGCACGCCGGACGGCCCGGCTTTTTCCCCCGCGTTGCTGGACGCGTTCCATCAAGCCGATGTGTGGATACACGGCGCTTTCGCCTTGGAGCAGGGCGCTATTTTCACATCCACCATCCTTGCCGCCGTCACCGTAGCGGTCATCGAGCGGCGCTTTTTGCAGGCCGCCGCGTGGTGCGGCGTCGCAGCGCTCTTATCCTCCCTCGGACTGATGCATAGCTACCTCTGGACCCCCGCCGACACGGCCCTGTCGTTGACGCCCGCTTGGCCTTGGGCACAGGCCTATGCGCTGATGGGCTTGGTATTTTTCGCCGCCCGCTGGGTAACGGTGGCGGATGACGCAGCCGCCGACGGCCATCGCTGA